The Takifugu rubripes chromosome 3, fTakRub1.2, whole genome shotgun sequence genome contains a region encoding:
- the tmdd1 gene encoding transmembrane and death domain protein 1, with translation MALDQMCVCCLFSVVLLWSPSLGEDTVAEDIGAHQLERLVELLTPKECKDLLVALSHPEENIFQHIERLSPEKNQLNLKQRAKRDTPAPVDTDVECHTALSDWLLHYGEQIYYDRLSRALQHIGRTDIALEVGKNINQDKSLKIKRFVEDYHKYVSSLKIPSSAKERQQEAPMTHKKRKVRDLTWRELDLIIERPPLRPYQKGPLDWARMLLFGALIGFIVTLLLAISTILVIRQTLGWALFL, from the exons ATGGCTTTagatcaaatgtgtgtttgctgtctTTTCTCTGTTGTATTACTTTGGAGTCCATCACTTGgggaggacacag TGGCAGAAGACATTGGTGCCCATCAGCTTGAGCGTCTTGTGGAGTTGTTGACGCCCAAGGAGTGCAAGGACCTCCTGGTTGCCCTCTCTCACCCAGAGGAGAACATCTTCCAGCACATCGAGCGGCTCTCCCCAGAAAAGAATCAACTCAATCTCAAGCAGAGAGCCAAGAGAGACACTCCAGCCCCTGTGG ATACTGATGTCGAATGCCACACAGCCCTGTCGGACTGGCTGCTGCATTACGGAGAACAGATCTACTATGACAGGCTTTCACGGGCCCTGCAGCACATCGGCAGAACAGACATCGCCCTTG AAGTGGGGAAGAACATCAACCAGGACAAGTCCTTGAAAATCAAACGTTTTGTGGAAGACTACCACAAATATGTCAGCTCTTTAAAAATACCATCCAGTGCCAAGGAGCGCCAGCAAGAAGCCCCgatgacacacaaaaaaagaaaag TAAGGGACCTGACCTGGCGTGAGTTGGACCTGATTATTGAGCGGCCTCCTCTTCGTCCGTACCAGAAGGGGCCTCTGGATTGGGCTCGGATGCTACTGTTTGGCGCCCTGATAGGATTTATAGTCACCCTGCTGTTAGCCATCTCGACAATTCTTGTCATCAGACAGACCCTCGGGTGGGCCCTCTTTTTGTAA